The Alligator mississippiensis isolate rAllMis1 chromosome 3, rAllMis1, whole genome shotgun sequence DNA window TATCAACCTCCCTTTGATGAACTGGTAAATCAGAAATACAGAACTACTTAAGATTAGATCAGAGAATTAAATTGTATTCTTCTGTTcggaaagcaaacagaaaaaagaacCCCAGAATACTTCACCAAAACAAGATGCCAGCATACTGCCAGACAATGAAAAATTAGATATTTAATAATTTCTTCTAATGTACATATTGAAATACAATTTTATCAAACATTAGATAATGAACAGTGCCCTTAAAACAAtgctagttggtctaatgaaagatatcactctaagaaaatccttgcctcttacataattTCTAGAggatcatggctacaacatcactcttatactCCCTTAAGACAACCCATTAACAAACTCAATTCTTCTGTTTGACCTTTTTAAGTCCTCATCTAATTTGGTCTGATCTTTCACTTCGACTTAAAACAGCATACTGAATTATTTACACAAAAGAGTAACTGActctttttgtttttatactGTAACAAAACCATATAGTTTCCTCATTAGTGTCTTTGTAGAATTTATTTCCTCAACTGTCCAGCAGATTCAGTAGCTTTCCTTTGTGTGGTTTCAGAACAACTTACAAACTCCACTGAAGCCAAGATTTTACAATCCTTCATGACAATTAGTATACTCTGCTGCACTCCAAGTGAATGACATTTCCAGAATCTAACTGTTCAGGTATAAATTCTCTTATACTAGTGGCATCTTAAACATTCACGAAAGAGTCAATACAGTTAAAATATTCCTTACTTTTATTAGCTTCTGCATTAGCAACATAGATGAATCCATCAACTACTTCGCACACCTTTTTAACTTGGGCAATTACATTATAATGAACTGCCTGATGATTCCCCTCAATACTGCTCTCTTGGTAGAACATCTTATTGACTGTAACCGTTTGTTCTCTTCTTGCTCTCTTTCTTTCCACgctgaaagacagaaaaacaTCTAAACAAAGTGCCCAGTTTGCTTTGGAAGAACATTAGGAAGGCTGAAGCTTGGAGCACATAAAACATAATGAAGGGAGAGGGCAATAGCTAAAATATGCAGAGCAATTTCATCCTCAAAATTTGATTGCCCATTTCGCAAAACACAGCCCTGGATGGGTTTGGAAAGAGTTTCAAAAAGGTGCTCACATTTAGCCTCACACATGATTCTGTttacactggatttatgacccagataccttgttccaggaggacccaaaccctcagacctaccacaacctctccattcaatTAGAAGTGAATTTTATtgctacacagtgatagcagataagaataaagCAGGCAAGGCAAACACAAATAATCCCCTGCTCCCGATTCTATATCTaacagtcctagagctgtcacagagggaaggtacatctggtcagtatgtgagcttcattctgaggttctctcttgaatgtcagatatcagcagcctggaggtccaGGGCTGAGCCCCCCGCCCAGCCATTGGGGTGGGTGACCTGGCTGGCTGTGCACCCTCTGTCCTTGGTGGCCTTGGGCTCCCCTTTCAGGaatcctttgctgctctgaaatccctcattttgttttctctctcctctgatAACTCTTCATCTCTGAGCATCATGGATTGGTCTCCCTGTGCTCATCATACTGTCCACTTTTCTGTCCtgccagcatattcctttgtttcacaaacccatcatatGCACACAAATCTTAATTTATGTATTTACTAGTCTTCTTTCACCAAAGCTGGAAATCCCAAGGACTCTGCAGTTGGCACTGTGACCCAATGCCACCTTATCTCTTGTTGTGGAACAGCGTGGTACGTCTTCAATTTTCAAGCCTATGTGtttgctggcttcagacacagtgggccttagaggaaactgtcacaaacaggcttttggaaatcaattaacccttgcatTCCCCTGgatcattgttctaatgcaatgtctacattacctacaagccaattcccaaaaccaaacctctaaatatcattttctagccatcaactCATGCAGGTCCATAGTGACTGACACTTCTTTGGGGTAGGTTTGGAAAACAAGGCCTGACATTTTATCCACACAGTTTTCAGGTAAGATAAATTAGATTGTGCAAATGCAGTTGATGTATTTTACCAAAGATGTTTCCATTACAAAAAGAATCTGGAACCTGGACATCCAAGCAACATCAATTGCTAAGATCAAGAGGAAAAGCAGAAATACCTGAGAAAAGTCAATGCTATTTTTTGTAAAGAACAAACCTTACCTGGTAGTCGAATACAATGTCAGAATGTTGAATTTCTGattgttattaaaataaaaactgattCCTGATCCAATCCCTACGAGGGCAAAGATGAACATAAGGAATCAAAATATTCAGTTACAGACAgcaaaagccaaggctgaaaatTCTATCAGAGTTATAAATACATCTAAACATGTATGTATGTCTATTACAACAAAATACATTTGTTACTTCAGAATGGAATTTTAAATATACACTAAGTTGATCATACAGAGCTGCTGGTGTGAATTTAATTCAGTATTGAGGTAAGAAACTGAGTGACACTATCATCAATTTCTAATACACAAGGTAAATTGTCATTGGACTGCTTTATGGCAGTAGCACCACAAACTCCCCATCATGGTCTGGATCTGTTGCCTATTCTAAAAACATGCATGCAGAAAGGGTCTCTGAAAAGCCTCTGTTTAATTTAAGGCAAGATGCAATCATCAAGACACaagaaagaaaggagaacagTACTATAAACACACATTTTCATGTGTTATCTAAAAGTTTAGCTTAGACCCCAATTCAGTTATGATTAAATAAGTAGCGCTGGTTTCCAATCAAGTTATACTGTATTCTGATTTGGAATAAAGATAAATGAAAGATGTTTAAAGCAACTGCTTGTGAATGTTTTTCCTGTTTGTTAATCATTGAATCCCTCTTCAGGCATTGCTCTTTTATGGCTAATCTCATATCTCCTGTAGTTTTATGTAAGACAGTACAGCAGAAAATCAGGTCCTTCatccatgtgattttttttttttttttttgcacttctgcatttttgctttaaaaaccaTGTAGTCCATCACCTAACTACTGTCCAGACTGATCCATAATCTGGCATCCTTgggcgtgtgtagacgaaatgggggccctaaattgaagcagtgggtttttaaaaacaccacttcaatttagggctgataaAACCCCCGTTGTATGCACACAATGACTTACTTGCCTCTCtggcggcagggaggggagggtgagctgctggcaggcagagtggtccctgggtcgcagagcagggggctggtgcttccttccgcGGCAGCGGTGAGCCCCCCTGCCCtcgtggcacctgcctgcaggcacccacctGGGGCAGTCCTAGGGGGCACCACAGCgggaagcactgggtccccacgcagctcaggcaggtaggctccagtGCAGGGGGAGGAATCAGGCTCactacttttttgtttgtttgtttgtttccctctcttgggtggagcctgccttcccgagCTGTTGCCAGGCTGCCTCTGGGGCTTCTGGCAGAGCctgtgagctgcacagagccccaagCTTCGTTccacagctatagggcaacaaactaaaacacgtcagaggagttttagtttgctgcgccccaagtcatttaaggcacattacgatGCTGAATTTCCTACAACGGCtgaaattaatgcacaatacactgccaAAGCATGCAAATACTGACACaattaaagcactgcaaaagTATTTAGCTCACTtcaaagtgttgtgcacacatgcccctcatttatTTCCTCCAAGAAGTCAAAGAGAAAAAGCAATTCTGGTTTAACACAAATGCATTTAGTTTTAAGGAGGGCTATAAAAGAGACCCCAAACACATCTTTACTTTTGTAGGAAAGGTTTTGAAGAAAAACAGCATTACCGTGAATTTGTCTTAGAGGTAAATCTGCTATTAGCAACGTCTCTGGGCAAGTCATCATCTTTACCACCAAGGATTCATCCAACTCCTCTAAACCTGGTCCAAACATGGCAAAGCGAGGCTCTGCCTGTGTGACGAGTGACTGCAAAAAGGAAGTCACAGCTCTATACTTGGGGCGGTTTGATTTCAGACTTCTCCTCATCTGCTGACAGCTCTTTCTGTATCTGTGTAAAATAGACGGAACTAGAAATTAAACACAAAATACAGAAGAGATATTAATCAAATGGCATCATCTGCTGGTTAACTCAAGCACAAGTCAGTAGTGTCTGAGAGCAGTTAAAAAGCCAGTAGTTACCTAGCAAGAGAATAAGAAGCCTCATTCAAGTAAGAAATGTTGGTGTTTAAGGGCCTGGATAGTGATTCAAGAGAACTGGGAATGTAGGGCCCTGGAGGGGTAGAGTGGAGATGGTGCAGAGCAGTAGAAGAGTAAGGGAATCAATAGATCCAGAGACAAGAGACGGAATATAAAGACAGAAGGGAAAAAGGGCCGGGCCCAGGAGCTAGCTGAGAGTAAAGGAGAAGAAGGGCTTTTGCATGCTAGACCACAATCCCCATCAGAACCTAAAACCAAATCTTGCATTCTTCATTCTCCATATTCCTGTGTTTTTATTACATAGCTGCAAAACCCACAGACAAACCATACATCTCACTCCCCTCTAGTCTTTGATCCATCTGTTGAATTAACACTTGCTACTACCACTAGTTAGTCTATTGGTCTATGCTGTGGGCCTGACTATCCAGACGTGGATGATGCCATGCTTGGAATTAACACATACCTATGTGGTGGacttttttttcaacttttttattaAGTTAGAAAAATACAtctaaaaaaaaggttaaaaaaataagGTTGCAACCAAGTTATATATCAGAACTAAGGTTAAGTAAACTGGGTGCCTTTGCATATTCATTATGATACTAACTGCATAAAAACATGATACTTTTCTGTATAACACCTGCCTCATTCAGCACATATGATGGACCTGTTCTGGAGATCAACCAATGTTGTAAAGGAGACTGAAACTCACCAGGCAAACTTCATTTGCTGTAGAAACTGGAAGTACTGTATAGTAAAGCAGAGGATTGCAGGAACTGATTAATCATCTTGTGGCTAAGGCAGCTACAATGACACCCTGGAGAACTGGATTCTATCCTTGCCTCTGCCACAGGTCTTCCACATGATGCTACACAAATCACTTGCACTTCATTTTCTATGGGTTGTCATTAATTGAATGCTCTTCTGTACCCAACTGTATCGCTGATTTTAACACATAAATGCTAAATCCTCTGAAAACCTCAGTCACTAGGTGCCTTAAATCAGCCATACCAAATTAAATGACACTTTAGGGCTTCATTCACTAACTCCAAAATGAGGATATTGTCATACAGGAGAGGTATTGTGAAGATTAATTTATGTTTGTGAAGAATCTAGGGTCTGTGGGCAAAGCTCCACACAAGCAGCCAGGAGAAATAACTAATTTGTTATTCAACTCAGAGCCTGGATGCAGGAAGTTAGAAAAggacattaaataaataaaattaaataacattttaaaagaaaagcaaagcctaATGGCCCATTTTTGAGTACCCAACTTTATAATATTAATAACCTTTTCAGGTAGTTTTTGGCTATGTATGGACAGAATGCCATACAATTTATTATACTTGGGTTAATTACAATAAATTTCATAAAAACTAAAGTTACATTTACCCTATGTTAAGGATCCCATAGTACTTTTAGTAAAAGTAGTGGTTCGCACCAGTCTTCTCCTCCCTCAACGTTTACTGGGTAGCACTGTTAGGGTGACACCATTTATGTAGTCTTTTATATGCATGATTCACAAGCTTCTTTGAGACATTTTAGAATGAACAGGGTTGTAAAATATACATGCTTAGATACACTAGCTTAGAATGTGGAAACtaactttccaaaaaaaaattagatttgaTTCATAAAAACATTTCAAT harbors:
- the FBXO4 gene encoding F-box only protein 4 isoform X3, producing the protein MEWALRGSLRLLRERWRRGPRQRGDGQAATLAPAPASALQSLPIDVQLYIMSFLSPQDLCHLGSTNQYWRLAVQDPLLWRYFLLRDLPSWSSVDWKSLPDVEIFNRAFSEINDNTLYDYMAIYRKSCQQMRRSLKSNRPKYRAVTSFLQSLVTQAEPRFAMFGPGLEELDESLVVKMMTCPETLLIADLPLRQIHGIGSGISFYFNNNQKFNILTLYSTTSVERKRARREQTVTVNKMFYQESSIEGNHQAVHYNVIAQVKKVCEVVDGFIYVANAEANKSAGYCSC